From the genome of Mycobacterium dioxanotrophicus, one region includes:
- a CDS encoding DoxX family protein — MTSHSQDPLAWQRPDSSGTGDSARPATASLVDPEDDLPSATYGGDFETTAIPRYDSAKPADQAGFPLMGEPEPLPYVQPGLRQPLGPYGAEPAEIERDPLLDDRVRAAGRRGTQDLGLLILRLAVGGLLIIHGLQKAFGWWGGPGLDGFKTWLQQAGFQHADIVTYVATGGELAIGVLLVLGLFTPVAAAGALAYLINGVLVDAMAAHEDARLSSFMTDGHEYRLIPVAVAAALVLTGPGRYGFDAGRGWARRPFVGSFVALLVGIGVGIGLWALLNGGNPLR; from the coding sequence GTGACCAGTCACTCGCAGGACCCACTCGCTTGGCAGAGACCAGATAGTTCGGGCACCGGCGACTCCGCCAGACCTGCCACGGCGAGCCTGGTCGACCCCGAAGACGATCTGCCGTCGGCCACCTACGGCGGCGATTTCGAAACCACCGCCATCCCGCGGTACGACTCCGCCAAGCCGGCCGACCAGGCCGGTTTCCCGCTGATGGGCGAGCCCGAGCCGCTGCCGTACGTGCAGCCGGGCCTGCGACAGCCCCTCGGCCCCTACGGTGCCGAACCCGCCGAGATCGAACGTGACCCCCTGCTCGACGACCGTGTCCGGGCGGCGGGTCGACGCGGCACCCAGGACCTCGGGCTGCTCATCCTGCGCCTGGCCGTGGGCGGGCTGCTGATCATCCACGGTCTGCAGAAGGCATTCGGCTGGTGGGGCGGCCCGGGCCTCGACGGGTTCAAGACCTGGCTGCAGCAGGCAGGCTTCCAGCACGCCGACATCGTGACCTACGTCGCGACCGGCGGTGAGCTGGCCATCGGTGTGCTGCTGGTGCTCGGTCTGTTCACCCCGGTCGCGGCGGCAGGCGCGCTGGCCTATCTGATCAACGGCGTACTGGTCGACGCGATGGCTGCGCACGAGGACGCCCGGCTGTCGAGTTTCATGACCGACGGCCACGAGTACCGGCTGATCCCGGTTGCCGTCGCCGCTGCGCTCGTTCTGACCGGCCCCGGGCGGTACGGCTTCGACGCCGGGCGGGGCTGGGCCCGACGTCCGTTCGTCGGGTCGTTCGTCGCGCTGCTGGTCGGCATCGGCGTCGGAATCGGACTGTGGGCCCTGCTCAACGGCGGAAACCCACTGCGCTGA
- the gatB gene encoding Asp-tRNA(Asn)/Glu-tRNA(Gln) amidotransferase subunit GatB, translating to MSVAAELVDYDDVLAAYEPVMGMEVHVELSTATKMFCGCANQFGAEPNTQVCPVCLGLPGSLPVLNEAAVESAIRIGLALNCQIAPWGRFARKNYFYPDQPKNYQISQYDEPIAVNGYLDVPLDDGTTWRVEIERAHMEEDTGKLTHLGSDTGRIAGATTSLADYNRAGVPLIEIVTKPIEGTGERAPEIARAYVTALRDLLRALDVSDVRMDQGSMRCDSNVSLKLKGAEEFGTRTETKNVNSLKSVEVAVRYEMRRQAAVLQAGGTVTQETRHFHEDGYTTAGRSKETAQDYRYFPEPDLEPIAPSDELVDRLRSTIPELPWLARKRIQQDWGISDEVMRDLVNAGAVELVAATVAHGASSEGARAWWGNFLVQKANESGVELDALPITPAQVAAVLKLVDDGKLSTKLARQVVEGVLAGEGEPEQVMNDRGLALVRDDSLIQAAVDEALAANPDIAEKIRGGKVQAAGAVVGAVMKATKGSADAARVRELVLAACGQG from the coding sequence ATGTCTGTTGCCGCGGAACTTGTTGACTACGACGACGTGCTCGCCGCCTACGAGCCCGTGATGGGTATGGAGGTGCATGTCGAGCTCTCCACGGCGACCAAGATGTTCTGTGGCTGCGCCAACCAGTTCGGCGCCGAGCCCAACACCCAGGTGTGCCCCGTGTGTCTCGGCCTGCCCGGTTCCCTGCCGGTGCTCAACGAGGCCGCGGTGGAGTCGGCGATCCGCATCGGACTGGCGCTGAACTGCCAGATCGCGCCGTGGGGCCGGTTCGCCCGCAAGAACTACTTCTACCCCGATCAGCCCAAGAACTACCAGATCTCGCAGTACGACGAACCCATCGCGGTCAACGGCTACCTCGACGTCCCGCTCGACGACGGCACCACCTGGCGCGTCGAGATCGAACGCGCGCACATGGAGGAGGACACCGGCAAGCTGACCCACCTGGGCAGTGACACCGGCCGCATCGCAGGCGCCACCACGTCGCTGGCCGACTACAACCGCGCCGGCGTTCCCCTGATCGAGATCGTCACCAAACCCATCGAGGGCACCGGCGAGCGGGCCCCGGAGATCGCTCGCGCGTATGTCACCGCGCTGCGGGACCTGTTGCGCGCGTTGGACGTTTCCGACGTGCGGATGGACCAGGGGTCGATGCGCTGCGACTCCAACGTGTCGCTCAAGCTCAAGGGTGCCGAGGAATTCGGCACCCGGACCGAGACCAAGAACGTCAACTCGCTCAAGAGCGTCGAGGTCGCCGTGCGCTACGAGATGCGCAGGCAGGCCGCCGTGCTGCAGGCGGGCGGCACCGTGACGCAGGAGACCCGCCACTTCCACGAGGACGGGTACACCACCGCGGGCCGCAGCAAGGAAACCGCGCAGGACTACCGCTACTTCCCGGAGCCCGACCTCGAGCCCATCGCGCCGAGCGATGAGCTGGTGGACCGGCTGCGGTCCACCATCCCCGAGCTTCCGTGGTTGGCGCGCAAGCGAATTCAACAGGACTGGGGCATCTCCGACGAGGTGATGCGCGACCTGGTCAACGCCGGCGCCGTCGAGCTGGTCGCCGCCACCGTCGCACACGGCGCCTCCAGTGAGGGCGCGCGCGCCTGGTGGGGCAACTTCCTGGTGCAGAAGGCCAACGAAAGTGGCGTCGAACTCGATGCGCTGCCGATCACGCCCGCGCAGGTGGCGGCGGTGCTGAAGCTGGTCGACGACGGGAAGCTGTCCACCAAGCTGGCCCGCCAGGTGGTCGAGGGGGTGCTGGCCGGCGAGGGTGAGCCCGAACAGGTGATGAACGATCGCGGCCTGGCGCTGGTCCGCGACGATTCGCTGATCCAGGCGGCTGTCGACGAGGCGTTGGCGGCCAATCCCGATATCGCCGAGAAGATCCGCGGTGGCAAGGTGCAGGCCGCCGGTGCGGTCGTCGGTGCGGTGATGAAGGCGACCAAGGGTTCGGCCGACGCTGCCCGTGTGCGGGAGCTGGTGCTGGCGGCCTGCGGCCAGGGATAG
- a CDS encoding MarR family winged helix-turn-helix transcriptional regulator, which produces MTQDPTGIAALDERIPFLLSQLGSHVADEFKRRLESLGIHPRATAILLALAETDGQSQRELSVRLGLHRNVMVAMVDALEEQGLVERLPHPADRRAFAVSLTKNARDVLPGLDRVVRDLEDQITAPLSKEQRAALLTALQRMSAAAGLTPGVHPGLA; this is translated from the coding sequence ATGACGCAGGACCCGACCGGCATCGCCGCGCTCGACGAGCGCATCCCCTTCCTGCTGTCACAGCTCGGGTCACACGTCGCCGACGAGTTCAAACGGCGGCTCGAATCGCTGGGCATCCACCCGCGGGCCACCGCGATCCTGCTCGCTCTCGCCGAGACCGACGGGCAGTCGCAGCGTGAGCTGTCGGTACGTCTGGGGCTGCACCGCAACGTGATGGTGGCCATGGTCGACGCGCTCGAGGAGCAGGGCCTGGTCGAGCGGCTACCGCATCCGGCGGACCGCAGGGCGTTCGCGGTGTCGCTCACCAAGAACGCCCGCGATGTGCTGCCCGGCCTGGACCGGGTGGTCCGTGACCTGGAGGATCAGATCACCGCGCCGCTGTCGAAGGAGCAGCGGGCGGCGCTGCTCACCGCGCTGCAGCGCATGTCGGCGGCGGCGGGACTGACTCCGGGAGTGCACCCAGGCCTGGCCTGA
- a CDS encoding TetR/AcrR family transcriptional regulator, whose product MPDRQRRRYAPRLPREQRQQQLLDAAMTVLADCPLQELSMEAVAEAGGVGKPVLYTAFDTRAELVAALLTREHQRGLEQVRAAMSTDPSAGDPNRVYPAAMSAFLRCALENPTRWRLILTAPDSVPREYRAALRSARSEVVTQAEQLAKAGTATDPRLAQLDPALLGHTMLSFAEMLGRLAINDATPYPRERLEQFAMVAMTMFAGAG is encoded by the coding sequence ATGCCCGACCGCCAGCGCCGTCGATACGCGCCGCGGCTTCCACGCGAGCAACGGCAGCAACAACTGCTCGATGCGGCCATGACAGTCCTTGCCGACTGCCCGTTGCAGGAGCTCAGCATGGAGGCCGTCGCGGAGGCGGGCGGTGTCGGTAAACCCGTGCTGTACACCGCATTTGACACCCGAGCGGAGCTGGTCGCCGCCCTGCTGACCCGCGAGCACCAGCGCGGCCTTGAGCAGGTGCGTGCGGCGATGTCCACGGACCCCTCAGCCGGCGACCCCAACCGGGTCTACCCGGCCGCGATGTCCGCGTTCCTGCGCTGCGCGCTGGAGAATCCGACCCGATGGCGGCTGATCCTCACGGCGCCCGACAGCGTGCCCCGCGAATACCGCGCGGCGCTGCGCAGCGCCCGCTCCGAAGTGGTGACGCAGGCCGAGCAGTTGGCCAAGGCCGGTACGGCGACGGACCCGCGCCTGGCGCAACTCGACCCGGCCCTGCTCGGGCACACGATGCTGTCGTTCGCGGAGATGCTGGGGCGCCTCGCCATCAACGATGCGACACCCTATCCGCGCGAACGACTCGAGCAATTCGCCATGGTGGCGATGACCATGTTCGCGGGAGCGGGCTGA
- a CDS encoding PQQ-dependent sugar dehydrogenase: MESRRRISVVAAVVCAVMLAGSGCARFNAAQSEPFTTEPQMGPPPSSSPPPPPPLPAKPFPKECPAPGVMQGCLDSTSGLIMGPDSQSALVAERLTGAVKEVSTKAEPKVKVVIPVDPSGDGGLLDIVLSPTYAQDRLMYAYISTPTDNRVIRIANTDPPKPILTGIPKGATGNTGSLIFTSPTTLLVQTGDAGNPAAAADPASLAGKVLRIEQPTTVNQAPVTTALSGLGAGGGMCVDPTDGSLYVTDRAPTADRLQRITKDSKVSTVWTWPDRPGVAGCAALDGTVLVNLVNTKKTVAVRLAKDTGAVTGEPEVLRDNVRGHAWALQLSPDGNVWGATVNRTAGDAEKLDDVVFPLFPQGGGFPRSNADKT; this comes from the coding sequence ATGGAATCGCGTCGGCGGATATCGGTGGTGGCCGCCGTTGTGTGTGCCGTGATGTTGGCCGGCTCGGGGTGTGCCCGGTTCAACGCGGCCCAGTCTGAGCCGTTCACCACCGAACCCCAAATGGGCCCGCCGCCGTCCTCGTCGCCGCCACCTCCTCCGCCTCTGCCGGCAAAACCTTTCCCCAAGGAATGCCCGGCGCCCGGGGTGATGCAGGGCTGCCTCGACAGTACCAGCGGTCTGATCATGGGCCCCGACAGCCAGTCCGCGCTCGTCGCCGAACGGCTCACCGGTGCAGTCAAAGAGGTGTCCACCAAGGCCGAACCGAAGGTCAAGGTCGTCATCCCCGTCGATCCCTCCGGCGACGGCGGTTTGCTCGACATCGTCCTGTCCCCCACCTACGCCCAGGACCGGCTGATGTACGCCTACATCAGTACGCCGACCGACAACCGCGTCATCCGCATCGCCAATACCGATCCGCCCAAGCCGATCCTGACGGGGATCCCCAAGGGCGCTACCGGTAACACCGGCTCGCTGATCTTCACCAGTCCGACCACCCTGCTGGTACAGACCGGTGACGCGGGCAACCCGGCCGCAGCCGCAGACCCGGCGTCGCTGGCGGGCAAGGTGCTGCGGATCGAGCAGCCCACCACGGTCAATCAGGCCCCTGTCACCACCGCGTTGAGCGGCCTGGGCGCCGGTGGGGGTATGTGCGTGGATCCGACCGACGGCTCGCTGTACGTCACCGACCGCGCCCCGACCGCCGATCGGCTGCAGCGGATCACCAAGGACTCGAAGGTGTCGACGGTGTGGACCTGGCCCGACCGGCCCGGGGTGGCCGGATGCGCGGCGCTCGACGGCACGGTGCTGGTGAACCTGGTCAACACCAAGAAGACGGTCGCGGTGCGGCTGGCCAAGGACACCGGTGCGGTCACCGGCGAGCCCGAGGTGCTGCGGGACAACGTGCGCGGCCACGCCTGGGCGCTGCAACTCTCGCCCGACGGCAACGTGTGGGGCGCGACGGTGAACCGCACGGCCGGCGACGCCGAGAAGCTCGACGACGTGGTGTTCCCACTGTTCCCGCAGGGCGGCGGCTTCCCTCGGAGCAACGCCGACAAGACCTGA